The Thermoplasmata archaeon genome includes the window GAGCATCCGACGGCAGACCCAGGACGGTGGGACGAGGGAACGGCTCGACAAGATCGACATACAACGGCGCCTGGCGACCCGCATCATCGAGGAAATCATGACGTTCACGCAGGCGAGCGCGATCGACCGGAAGGAGACGGACATCGTTGCCCTGCTCCGCACCGCGGCGGACCAGGCATCCGCCTACCGTAAGGAGGGAGTGACCCTGAGTCTCGATCTGGGAGAGACGCCGATCCTCACCGCGGTGGATTCCCTGAAGATGTCCCAGGCGTTCGTGAATCTGATCAAGAACGCGTACCAGGCGACCGACCATGGGGTGGTGTCCGTGGCCCTCTCCACCGAGGACGCGACGATCCGAATCGTCGTCCGGGACACCGGAAAGGGAATGTCCCCCGAGGAACGGGAACTCGTCTTCAAGCCCTTCTTCACGACCAAGCCGCAGGGCGATGGGGTCGGCCTGGGCCTGAGCTTCGTGGAGGCCGTGGTCGAGGCGCACGGTGGGCACATCGACGTGGCATCCGAGGCGGGCAAGGGCAGCACGTTCACGCTTCGCCTCCCGATCTTGGCGGGATCGCCTCAAGCGAGGGAGGATTCCGAATCGGCGTGAGGCTTATCCGGAACGCGCGGATGCACGGACCGTGGCCTCGGACCACCTCCGCCGCGTCGCGGACCAAGTCTACCGCCTCGAGGACCGATTCGTCAACCTCTACCTGATCGACCTGGGCAAGATCGTCCTCGTGGACACAGGGACTCGGAAGGCGGAGGACCTCATCCGCCAGGGGCTGCGAGAGCTCGGGAAGGAGGTCGACGACATCGCGGCCCTCCTGCTCACACACCATCATGCGGACCACGTGGGCACGGCGGGCGTCTGGAGACGCGAGGCGGGGGCGGCTGCGGAGTTGCACCGGCTCGACGCGCCCGTGGCGGCGAAACGGGAGCGCCGCCGGACGCACGGAACGCGACCCGCCATGAAAGTGGCCGCGGCCTTCATGGGCGTCATCACGTTGTTCATCCGGGCGGATCCCTTCGAGGCGGATCGAGTCCTCGAGGGTGGCGAGACGCTGGACGTCCTCGGTTGGCCGATCGAGGTGATCCACGCGCCGGGACACACCCTCGGGTCCTGCGCCTTCTACGCCCGGAGCGCGGACATCCTGTTCGCCGGGGACGCGGTGAACGGGCGACGGGGGAAGCCGGAGCCTCCCAATCTCGTCGAGGATGCCGCGGCCGCGGTCAACTCCTTTCGCCGACTCACGGACCTGAAGGCGGGCGTCCTGCTCCCGGGACATGGGAGTCCTGTCCGGACGCCGTCGGCCGGACCTGAGCCTGGGGCCGACGCGAGGGACGAGGGACCCTAGCGGCGCGGCGGTTGGGATCCCAGCCGCGCCCTCTCGCGGGCAGCGCCGGCTTGGTAGAACGCCAGGAAGATCCCCCCGACGACCCCGACCAGGATGAGGATCCCTCCCACGACGATGAGGCCGCTCCCGAGGCCGCTCCAGGAGTAGGTGCCGGTTGGCGACATCTGCGGCAGTACGATGCCGGTCACCCCTCCGATGACGAAGACAACGATTCCCAGGAGCCCGATCTTCTGGAACGCGGTAAACCGCATGGCATCCCTCGTTGAGTCCACATGCCCGTTTCCGGCCATGGACCTTTCGGCGGCCCGCCCCGGGACCCCTGGGAAAGCTCCATAACGGGCCAATCCTTTGCCGCTCCGGGAAGGCCATGTCCCTGCTCTGTCCGATCGATTTCCGCTACGGCCGCCCGAAGATGAAGGCCGTGTTGGACGAGGAAAGCCGACTCCAGCGCCTCCTCGACGTGGAGGCGGCCCTCGCGCGCGCCGAGGCCGCGGCGGACCTCATCCCGGCGGACGCCGCGAAGGCAATCACGAAGCATGCGACCACGGAGGAGGTCACGGTCGCGCGCGTGACGGAACTGGAGAAGGAGACGCGCCACGACCTCATGGCCGTGGTCCTCGCCCTCACGGAGGCCAGCGGCACGGAGGCGGGCAAGTACGTCCACCTAGGCGCGACGAGCAACGACATCTCGGACACCGCAACGGCACTCCAGTTGCGGGATGTGATCGCGATCCTGGACGAGGGCCTGGAAGGACTCGCACGCGCCTTGGCGGACCTGGCGAAGCGGCACAAGGGGACGGTCATGCTCGGCCGCACGCACGGCCAGGCCGCCACCCCGATCACGTTCGGCCTCAAGATGGCCGTCTACACCGCGGAGGTGGAGCGGCATCGCGAGCGGATCGTCGAGATGACCAAGCGCGTGGTCGTGGGCAAGATGTCCGGGGCCGTGGGCACGGGAGCCGCGTTTGGCCCGAAGGCCCTCGAGATCCAGGCCGCGGTCATGGCGGATCTCGGGATCGGAGTGGACGAGGCGTCTACCCAGGTCGTCGGCCGCGACCGGTACGCGGAGTTCATCGCGGTCCTGGCCAACGTGGCCTCGTCCCTGGAGAAGTTCGCGACCGAGGTGCGGAACCTCCAGCGGAACGAGATCGGCGAGGCCGCGGAGGCGTTCGAGGCGAAGAAGCAGGTGGGCAGCTCCACGATGGCCCAGAAGGAGAACCCGGTGAACGCGGAGAACGTGGTCTCCCTGGCCCGCATCGTCCGCGCCCTGGCGATCCCCGCGTACGAGAACGTCGCGCTGTGGCACGAGCGCGACCTGACGAACAGCGCTTCGGAGCGGATCCTGATCCCCCACGCGTGCGTCCTCCTCGACGAGATGATCACGCGGTCCATCGAGGTGTTCCGCGGCCTGCGCGTCTACCCGGACCGGATGAAGGAGAACCTGGAGGCGACGAAGGGGCAGGTCATGTCCGAGAGCGTGATGATCGCCCTCGCGCGGAAGGGGATGGGCCGGCAGGAAGCCCACCGGCTGGTTCGGGACATCGCCCTGAAGGCCCGCGCCCAGAGGGCCCATCTGAAGGACGCCCTGAAGGCCGACAAGCGGGTCAAAGCCCTCCTGTCGGACAAGGAGATCGACGAGGCCATGCGGCCCGAGCGGTACATCGGGCAGAGCGAGGCCATCGTGGCGTCCGTCCTGGCGAGAATCCACTGACCCGCCCGCCACGCTTAAGCTCTTGACGCGCCTGGGTGGACCGATGCGATACGCGACCTTGGTCGACGCGTACGAGAAGCTCGAGGCGACGACGAAACGACTCGAAATGACGGACCTCCTCGTCGCCCTGTTCCGGCAGGTGCCCCAGGAGGAACTCGAGCGCGTCGTCTACCTGACCCAGGGACGGGTCTTCCCGGATTACCTCGGCATCGAGCTCGGCCTCGCGGAGAAGCTCGCAATCCGCGCGATCGCCCAGGCCACCGGCGACGGCGAGGAGGAGGTCGAACGCGCCTGGAAGGCCTCCGGGGACCTCGGCCTCGTGGCGGAAGAACGGCTCCGGGGGAAGAAGCAGACCTCCCTGACGGCGGAGCCGCTCACCGTGGC containing:
- a CDS encoding HAMP domain-containing sensor histidine kinase, which gives rise to SIRRQTQDGGTRERLDKIDIQRRLATRIIEEIMTFTQASAIDRKETDIVALLRTAADQASAYRKEGVTLSLDLGETPILTAVDSLKMSQAFVNLIKNAYQATDHGVVSVALSTEDATIRIVVRDTGKGMSPEERELVFKPFFTTKPQGDGVGLGLSFVEAVVEAHGGHIDVASEAGKGSTFTLRLPILAGSPQAREDSESA
- a CDS encoding MBL fold metallo-hydrolase; its protein translation is MASDHLRRVADQVYRLEDRFVNLYLIDLGKIVLVDTGTRKAEDLIRQGLRELGKEVDDIAALLLTHHHADHVGTAGVWRREAGAAAELHRLDAPVAAKRERRRTHGTRPAMKVAAAFMGVITLFIRADPFEADRVLEGGETLDVLGWPIEVIHAPGHTLGSCAFYARSADILFAGDAVNGRRGKPEPPNLVEDAAAAVNSFRRLTDLKAGVLLPGHGSPVRTPSAGPEPGADARDEGP
- the purB gene encoding adenylosuccinate lyase codes for the protein MSLLCPIDFRYGRPKMKAVLDEESRLQRLLDVEAALARAEAAADLIPADAAKAITKHATTEEVTVARVTELEKETRHDLMAVVLALTEASGTEAGKYVHLGATSNDISDTATALQLRDVIAILDEGLEGLARALADLAKRHKGTVMLGRTHGQAATPITFGLKMAVYTAEVERHRERIVEMTKRVVVGKMSGAVGTGAAFGPKALEIQAAVMADLGIGVDEASTQVVGRDRYAEFIAVLANVASSLEKFATEVRNLQRNEIGEAAEAFEAKKQVGSSTMAQKENPVNAENVVSLARIVRALAIPAYENVALWHERDLTNSASERILIPHACVLLDEMITRSIEVFRGLRVYPDRMKENLEATKGQVMSESVMIALARKGMGRQEAHRLVRDIALKARAQRAHLKDALKADKRVKALLSDKEIDEAMRPERYIGQSEAIVASVLARIH